The Anas acuta chromosome Z, bAnaAcu1.1, whole genome shotgun sequence DNA window ATGGCTGGCCTCCATCAATATTTTAGAAGGCAaacactggaaaggaaaaaaagctaattaaaCTGAACGACAATGCTGGCATGAGGACAAACAGGTATAAGCTGACCATTAATATATTCAAACCTGAAACGAGAAGAACATTTCTAACAACCAAAGGACACAAGTTCTGAAGCAGGAGATGCGGCAGCAAGACGTCTAAGAACGGGAATGGTGATTTTAGAGAAGCTTCTGTCTGAGCTTatatgtctgtctgtctgtgtttcCATTGCAAGGAAGCAGATTCAATAGCTTTATCTTGGCTAAACTTGGCCAGTGTCCTTTATTGAACAAGGAGAGGAGTAAAAGGCTTCTAGATATGGCTGGAGTTCGCTGCATGGGGAAAAGAGGGAGGTCAATCACTAAATGGTCCATCATCTAAATGTAAGCTCTTGTCTCTTGAATTTGAAGCATGCTTCCCAAGGAAGgagtcaaattaaaaaaaaaaaaaaaaaaagtctggaattGCTGAGGAGAAGTTATGCATGTGACGAACAGAAGACTTTAAAATCTCTAAATCTCATGACTCTCCCATTTTAACTAGATGACATCTCATCCCTTCTGATGAAGAGAGTGGctggattttaaattaaacaagtGATTACTCCAAGTACAACTTCTGACCAGAGATTCAACAGACAGTTAGGCTGAAGTTTAGAAAGTGGAGCAGATCATGCACACTATGTAGCATGTCTCGTACGCTAATTCCGCTCATATCTCCCCTGCCCACCACCAGGCAATCTCCATGCTAACGATACTGGGGGATGACAAGGACAGCAGCCAGGTCAGCTTTCATGGGATGGCTCAGGGTAGTGGATGTGTActttagaaacaaacagaaagcaaagttgAAGTTGAATGGAGGGACAGAATATGTGTTGTGTTTGGCCGTGACGGGGCAGGCTGCAGGTGTCCGTGCCCACGGCAGGGGGTGGAActggggtgcggggggggggggggggggggctctgagctCCCTTCTTGGAGAAGCTTGAGCGCCCTGCGCTGGCTCCGTGACACGGCCCTGACAGACGGGTAAGGGGCGGGGCCCAGGTGAGGGGCGGGGCCgagcccagctgcctgcccgCCGCCGCTCCTCCCGCAGTGCCTCCTGGGAGCTGTAGTTCCCGGCCCGGGAAGCCGGAGGGAAGGCCTCGGCGCATGCGCAGTCCCCCCGGGGCGCCCAGCAGCGCCTCGGCAGAGGCCGCTCCCTTCCCGTCCCGGCAGCCCTGTGCCGGCCCCCGGCCCGCGCCCTTCCGCTGCGAGATGGCGGCGCCCGGCGGCTgccggctgctgctgcggctGGGCCGGCGCTGGCTGTCGCAGGAGCCCGccgtgccgccgccgccgcccgggcCGCTGTACCCGCCCGTGGTGGCCTCGCACACGGCCAGGAGCAAggcggcccggcggcggcgcctGGAGCACTTCCAGCGGCAGGTGCACGAGGCGGCGTCGGTGGAGGAGAAGCTGCGGCTGTACGGGAAGCTGCAGCGGCCCAAGTACACGGTGCACCCGCAGACCTTCGCCCTCAACGCCGACCGCTGGTACCGGAGCTTCACCAGGACCGCCTTCGTGCCGGGGCTGCCGGCGGAGGCCGCGGAGGAGGCGGGCGTGGAGCTGGGCGCGCTGCGCTCGCTGGCGTGCGACgcgctgctgcaggagagcttcTACCAGAAGAAGCGGCGGCCGTTCCTGTACCGCGACCAGGAGCACACGCCCGGGCCCTTCCTCACGCAGCTCGTCTCCTCCCTCGCCGCCTCCCTGTGCGGCCGCAACCCGCTGCTGGCGGCCTCGTCCCTTGGTGCGGagcgggggcgggggggtgaGGGAACTGAGGAGGGAATtgaggaagttgtggggagctggggctcgGTCGCTTCTCTCAGATAATTAGCGATAGggctagagggaatggcctcaagttgctccaggaaaagtttaggttggaagttctgagacatttcttctcagaaagagcagtcaggcattagAATGGGTTGACTAGGGAAGTAGTAGAATCACCGTCCCTGGgaatgtttaagaaaaggttggatgTCGTGCTTAGGGACACTGTTTAACGGGTGATCTTAGTAGTGTgctgatggttggaccagatgaacTTGAAGGTTTTCTCgaaccttaatgattctatgggCATGCTaggtggtggggctgggcagtGAGCTCTGCCTGCATGAGTGTGCTTGGTGTTGCTGCCTGGTGTCCATGAGCAAGGATGTTGTTTCACATCGTTGCTGCTGACACATGGTATGAGTGGGTTGTGGTTCTCCCATTTTGCTGCAGCTACAGTACAGAACTGGGGTGGTTGAAAATGCAGAAGTGTGATCTATGTTTACCTCTCCGTCTCTGTTCTGTTTCAGACCTAAACCCCGAGGTTAACTACTACTGGCATCACGGTGAGGAGGTTGTTATGCACGGACATCGAAAAGGTAGAGTCGATCCTGTGCGGTTTCAGATAGATGATAAGCCGCACCTGCAGCTGCGTGTACCAAAGCAACTTCCAGAGGTGTGGATATTTTCAACAGCAACTTACTAATGTGTACTTTCACTTCAGCTTCTGACTGCTGCTGGGGCTATGCCATAGCATGTGTTACTGGTGGTGGTAGTATGTGGAGGCCCTGGTTAATGAGTTGTACGATGAGTGCATTGGTGTGTTTCTCGAGTGTTAATGCTCTTATTCCTTGCTGTGTTAAGTGCTTTTCAGATAGTGGGATGGTGTTCTGAACTTCACCTTGATCATTCTTATGCTTTGGATATGTGTTCTTGCACTTATGTGCCTGGGGCTGTTAACTTGTAGGAATAAGTAGAATCAAGAGTGAGAAATATGATGGGCAAGGTCTTCTCAGAATTTAAGGCGATGTGAGAAATGGAGATGAAAGGACTGGAGTGGGAGAGAGCACATGTAGTTTGAATGTGAGCACTGTTACCCGCCAAAGGCTCTTGTTTTCTTGAATGCTGAGGTTTCTGGGAGCTCATTCAAtatccttgtcttttttttctacttttgctGAATGCTATCTGTACAGCAATTGTAAGGGTCTCCATTTCTACTGCAGAATGAAACCCACACCGCTTTCTGTTGCTGAGCATTTCTTGTGAATGTGGTTGTACAGTGTTTAAGTTATTAGTGTCAGGTGTCCAAAATCTTGAAGCAAGTGTCTGGGCAATAAAAGCCAAAGGGCAGAAAGACAATTTGAGTATGAGCTCTGTTACCTGCTAATA harbors:
- the LOC137848026 gene encoding large ribosomal subunit protein mL65-like, translating into MAAPGGCRLLLRLGRRWLSQEPAVPPPPPGPLYPPVVASHTARSKAARRRRLEHFQRQVHEAASVEEKLRLYGKLQRPKYTVHPQTFALNADRWYRSFTRTAFVPGLPAEAAEEAGVELGALRSLACDALLQESFYQKKRRPFLYRDQEHTPGPFLTQLVSSLAASLCGRNPLLAASSLDLNPEVNYYWHHGEEVVMHGHRKGRVDPVRFQIDDKPHLQLRVPKQLPEIVPLESDLGEVPVIDHKPSKLPLFKKQYENKVFIGSKVSDPCCYGHTQFHLIPDKLKRERFIIANLEDQIEVVYRANGVASLFAWTAAQAMYQGFWNEADVTRPFVSQAVVTDGKYFAFFCFQLNTLALTAETVKNNPRKNICWGTDSKPLYDVVEEGSVKGFNDEVLLQLVRFLLNRPKEL